GGGGTTTTGGGATATGTTGCATATAATGTTCTAAAAAAACATAGGCATCCTTATGCTGTTGAGGTTGTGGGCGATCCGTATGATGTATTCGCACCAGGAGTAATCAACCACCCCGTAAGACCAATTATAAGATATTGGACAAGACACAATTTGCGTAAATTATGTAGAAATGCAATTGCAGCATCTTATGTGACAAAATCTACTCTTCAGAAACGATATCCTCACAACGAAAAGGCATATTCTACACATTACTCCAGTATAAGTTTACCTGAGTATTCTATATTAAAAAAACCTAAAAAATTTAATAGCAATGTAAAAACTCTTATTACCATAGGTTCTATGTCACAAATGCATAAAGGGCATAACATCTTATTAGATTCTCTCGTTATTTGCCAAGAAAAGGGATGTGATTTAGAACTCATAATTGTAGGGGATGGTAAGTATAAAAGTCAACTGGAACAATATATTCAAAAGGTTGGTCTTTCTGGGAAAGTTAGGTTGACTGGTCAACTTAGATCGGGAAAAGATATTTACGATGCACTAGATTCTGCAGATTTATTTGTTTTGCCTTCTTTTACCGAAGGATTACCAAGAGTTTTGATTGAAGCAATGGCTCGTGGATTACCTTGTATTGGTACAGATGTTGGAGGTGTTCCTGAACTGTTAAACAAAGAAGAATTAGTTCAACCAGGGAATGCTGCTAAACTTGCAGATAAAATAATTGAAGTGATAAATGACAGAGAACGATTAAATGTAATTTCCAGGGAAAACCTAACCAAAGCATGTGAATATAGCACAGCACAATTATCATTGAGGAGAGTCAAATTTTATAAAAAAGTAAAAGAGTTAACTGAAATTGCCACAAATAAATAGAGGTTTAATAATTGAAAATTTTATTAATAGGTGGAGTATCCAAGTCTCTGATTAATTTTCGAAAAGAACTTATTTGGGAATTCATAAATATGGGAGAAGAAGTTTGGGCTTGTGCTGGTGAGCCAAAACATGAAATTACTAAAGAGTTAATCAGCTGGGGTGTTAACTATATACCAATTAGCTGTGAACGAGCAAGTATTAGCCCTTTAAGGGATTTAAAATTACTAATCCAGTTACATGGAATTATTAATGAAATTAAACCTGATATTGTTTTAACCTATACCATTAAACCAATTATATGGGGTAATATTGCATCTGTTTTTACCAGAAAATGTAAAGTGTATTCTATGATTGAAGGATTAGGATATACATTTATGCCAATAGAATCACTGAAACAATTCATTTCTTCGATCGTTGCTAAGGTACTATATAAAGTAAGTCTGGTAAAGAGTAAGATGGTATTTTTCTTAAATCCTGATGATTTGGATTTATTTGTACGAAGGAAAATAGTATCATCGAAAAAAACAAAATTATTAAATGGTATAGGCATAGATATTAATGATTTCAACTATTCAAAGGAAACAAAAAAATCGAATTCTATTCGATTTTTAATGATAGCAAGACTTTTAAAAGATAAAGGTATATATGAATATATAAATGCAGCTAAAACATTCA
The Chitinispirillales bacterium ANBcel5 genome window above contains:
- a CDS encoding glycosyltransferase family 4 protein, with amino-acid sequence MKILLIGGVSKSLINFRKELIWEFINMGEEVWACAGEPKHEITKELISWGVNYIPISCERASISPLRDLKLLIQLHGIINEIKPDIVLTYTIKPIIWGNIASVFTRKCKVYSMIEGLGYTFMPIESLKQFISSIVAKVLYKVSLVKSKMVFFLNPDDLDLFVRRKIVSSKKTKLLNGIGIDINDFNYSKETKKSNSIRFLMIARLLKDKGIYEYINAAKTFINDNTIKFDLAGGLDPNPTAMKEKELLSLTQNGIINYLGVLDNVKKAYSDCDVYVLPSYREGTPRTVLEAMAIGRAIITTDAPGCKETINVKGCRMIGQLKIGKNGIIIPVKNVNALIEAIVFLSTNPQLVKEMGRESRKYAVERYDVKNVNRVILEKMGFLNEL
- a CDS encoding glycosyltransferase family 4 protein, with product MNGKPCSTHLTYKKFWQRYLEVFNNVIVIGRLFNETGCTRMLNPVEGKGVTFLPVSPYTGPKEFLKNYTKIIRTIENSYIGNAVYILRVPGVLGYVAYNVLKKHRHPYAVEVVGDPYDVFAPGVINHPVRPIIRYWTRHNLRKLCRNAIAASYVTKSTLQKRYPHNEKAYSTHYSSISLPEYSILKKPKKFNSNVKTLITIGSMSQMHKGHNILLDSLVICQEKGCDLELIIVGDGKYKSQLEQYIQKVGLSGKVRLTGQLRSGKDIYDALDSADLFVLPSFTEGLPRVLIEAMARGLPCIGTDVGGVPELLNKEELVQPGNAAKLADKIIEVINDRERLNVISRENLTKACEYSTAQLSLRRVKFYKKVKELTEIATNK